The region AGTGATTTTAACAGGATTTTTTacctttataattaataatgtctttaggaaacaaaaaaaaaaaaccatcacTTATATTACCACACATACTAATTAAGGtctataattaaagttaaacaACACACATATACTCCAATTATCCTTTCGAAAGTAGGAAACTAATGGATACTAATACACCACCACAAGGAAAacctcattaaaaaaaaaaaaaaagaagaaaaaaaggaaagaaaactaATCAACTCCAAACTCCATGAAGCTGGGCTGATTTGCTTTGGCAATGGCTCCACATGGGGGGCAAACCCACATCAGAAAAGAAGATCTCAGAGCTGTCTTGACCTAATAACCCTGTTGTTGAGCCTTTCAAATTAGGGCTAGCGGTTTCCATCTTGAAATGATTCAGAACTGCCTTTATGACGGTGTTTTTGTCACAAGAGAGAGGGCTCAAGCAAGAGCCAAGGTCTGGGATTAATCCTTCAAACATGATTGGCGCCACCTGGTTTGGGAAATTAGTGATTAATGGATAGATGAGATTTTGGTTTTGGCTTAATTGGCTTGGGGTGGAAATGGAGAAGCAGGGCACTTGCTCGCCGTCTGTGCTTGCTTGAGTCGTCTGGTTTTCGAAGGGGACGAAGGTTTCCATCAATGGAGGAAGAGATGAAGAGCTTGCTTCAATATTATAATCCCTTCTCATGCCTTGTTTTGCTGCAACTTCACTGTGCTTGTAGAAAACCCTACACAAAACCAAGTCCTCCTGTTCA is a window of Diospyros lotus cultivar Yz01 chromosome 10, ASM1463336v1, whole genome shotgun sequence DNA encoding:
- the LOC127810968 gene encoding NAC domain-containing protein 21/22-like isoform X1; the encoded protein is MSSLRMVEAKLPPGFRFHPRDEELICDYLMKKVANSSDHLLHCPLLIEVDLNKCEPWDIPETACVGDKEWYFYSQRDRKYATGLRTNRATMSGYWKATGKDRPVFQGSTLVGMRKTLVFYQGRAPKGRKTDWVMHEFRLEGPLASPRVYSSKEDLVLCRVFYKHSEVAAKQGMRRDYNIEASSSSLPPLMETFVPFENQTTQASTDGEQVPCFSISTPSQLSQNQNLIYPLITNFPNQVAPIMFEGLIPDLGSCLSPLSCDKNTVIKAVLNHFKMETASPNLKGSTTGLLGQDSSEIFFSDVGLPPMWSHCQSKSAQLHGVWS
- the LOC127810968 gene encoding NAC domain-containing protein 21/22-like isoform X2 — protein: MPDSFHFIFMRVLLSIREREMIETACVGDKEWYFYSQRDRKYATGLRTNRATMSGYWKATGKDRPVFQGSTLVGMRKTLVFYQGRAPKGRKTDWVMHEFRLEGPLASPRVYSSKEDLVLCRVFYKHSEVAAKQGMRRDYNIEASSSSLPPLMETFVPFENQTTQASTDGEQVPCFSISTPSQLSQNQNLIYPLITNFPNQVAPIMFEGLIPDLGSCLSPLSCDKNTVIKAVLNHFKMETASPNLKGSTTGLLGQDSSEIFFSDVGLPPMWSHCQSKSAQLHGVWS